The Fibrobacter sp. UWB5 genomic sequence GCAAGTTCGGCGTCGTCCTTCTGGGCGGCAAGAGCCTCGGACCAGTAGAGCGCCAAGTAGAAGTGTGAGCCGCGGTTGTCGAGTTCGCCGATCTTGCGGGCCGGCGTGCGGTTGAATTCGAGAATCTTGCCGTTCGCCTCGTCCAGCGTGTCGGCGAGAACTTTCGCCTTCTTGTTGCCGTCCTTGAGGGCGACCTGTTCGAAGGCGGGCACCAGCGCGAAGTATTCGCCGAGGGAATCCCAGCGGAGGTAGTTTTCGGCGAGGAACTGCTGCACCTGCTTGGGGGCAGAACCACCTGCACCTGTTTCGTAGAGGCCACCGCCCGCCATCAAGGGCACGATGCTGAGCATCTTTGCAGAGGTTCCGACTTCGAGAATCGGGAAGAGGTCGGTGAGGTAGTCGCGCATCACGTTGCCGGTTACGCCGATGGTATCGAGACCAGCCTTCGCGCGCTTCATGGTTTCGACAATCGCCTTGCGCGGGCTCATGATCTTGATGTCGAGGCCGTTCAAATCGTGTTCGGGCAGGTAGGCTTCGACCTTCTTCTGGATTTCGCGGTCGTGAGCGCGTTCCGGGTCGAGCCAGAAAATCGCCGGCGTGTTGCTGAGGCGGGCGCGCGTCACGGCGAGTTTCACCCAGTCGCGCACCGGAGCGTCCTTGGCCTGGCACATGCGGAAAATGTCACCTGCTTCAACATTCTGCTGCAAAAGGACTTCGCCCTTGCTGTTGACGGCGCGGATAATGCCCTTGCCTTTAGCGACAAAGGTCTTGTCGTGGCTGCCGTATTCTTCGGCGCCCTGGGCCATGAGGCCCACGTTCGGCACAGTGCCCATGGTCTTCGGGTCGAATGCGCCGTTCTGTTTGCAGAATTCAATCGTCTCGTCGTAAATGCCGGCGTAGCAGCGGTCCGGAATGCAGGCGACAACTTCTTGCAGTTTGCCTTCCTTGTTCCACATGCAGCCGGAATTGCGAATCATCGCAGGCATCGAGGCGTCGATAATCACGTCGCTCGGCACATGCAGATTCGTAACGCCCTTGGCAGAATCCACCATGGCGAGGTCCGGACCCGCAGCAAGAGCGGCGTCAATGGCTGCGCGAACTTCGGCTTCCTTCGCATTGCCTTCCAGGCGCTTGTACAAATCACCCAGACCGTTGTTGGCATCGATGCCGAGTTCCTTGAACAAGTCGGCATACTTCGTGAATACATCCTTGAAGAACACGCGCACGAATGCACCGAACAGCACCGGGTCAGAGACCTTCATCATGGTAGCCTTCAGGTGCACCGAGAACAGCAGGCCCTTCGCCTTCGCTTCGGCCATCGCATTCGCGATAAACTTTTCGAGCGATGCCATGCGCATGACGGTCGCATCGATGATTTCGCCCTTCAGGAGCGGCTTTGCGGCACGGAGTTCCGTGACTTCGCCTGCTTCATTGACAAATTCAATCTTGAACGTGTCGGCGTCGGCCATGGTGATGGACTTTTCGTTGCCGTAAAAGTCGTCGGCCTGCATGCTTGCCACATGCGTCTTTACAGAAGTGTTCCAGTTGCCGTTGCTGTGCGGGTTGTTGCGGGCAAAGTTCTTTACGGCCTTGGGAGCGCGGCGGTCGGAGTTGCCCTGGCGAAGCACCGGGTTCACGGCGGAGCCCTTCACCTTGTCGTACTTGGCACGGATTGCCTTCTCTTCGTCGTTCGCCGGAGCGTCCGGATAGTCGGGCACATCGAAACCGTTCTTCTGGAGTTCGGCAATGGCGGCCTTGAGCTGCGGCACAGAAGCCGAAATGTTCGGGAGCTTGATGATGTTTGCATCCGGTTCAAGCGTAAGCTTGCCGAGGAATTCCAGGTCGTCGCTCGCCTTGCCAAAAGCAGCCAGAATGCGGCCCGGCAACGAGATGTTCTTGGTTTCCACATCGATATCGGCGGCCTTTGCAAAGCCGCGGACGATGGGGAGCAGGGATTGAGTCGCCAGGAACGGCGACTCGTCAGTCAGAGTATAGTAAATCTTGGTATTCATACGAATACAAAGATAGAAATTTCAGGGCAATCCCCGGCTCGCCGGGGTGGGCTGTACTCGCTAATGAAAAATTCTGTTGTTTGCTTAATTGTGGACTACAATTTCTGTAAAATTTTTCTTTAATTTCTTGCGAAAACCTTCATTTTTGTGCAAATGTGGACTAAAATACGCGCAAAAGTTGTCCGTGGACTACGAAAAAAGTGCTTTTGTTTGACCGCAACCTCTATAAATAAGGTAGATTTAAAACGAATGTGCGGGTGTGCTCGCAAAATGAGGATGCTATGAGTGTTTGGAAGTTGCCTGCGCCGGTCATGGGCGCGTTCGGTTTGATGTTTGCGGTGTCGTCGTATGCGGCGGATTATGTTCCCCCTTCGACGGCGGTTTCGAAGATTAATTCTTATCGCGGCTATTCGGAACTGACGAAGGCGGCGTCTGGCATGGACATTGACCAGTATACCTACAACATGACCACGTGGCAAATTAGCAACGGCGGTTTTTACAAGGCGATGGCCGACAAGTACAAAAGTGCTTATTCCGGCGGGCAAAAGTCGGAATGGCGAGCCAAGGACGGCGGCGACTTAGCGACGATTGACAACAATGCAACCATCCAAGAAATTCGTTTATTGGCTCTCCGGTATAAGGAGACAACGAATTCCAACTACAAGGCGGCTTTCAAGACGAGTTTTAACAAGGCCGTGAATTTTTTGCTGACCATGCAGCGCTCCAAGGGTGGGCTTCCACAGGTGTGGCCCAAGCGTGGCAATTACAGCGACCAGATTACGCTGAACGATAACGCCATGATCCGCGCGATGGTCACGATGATGGACATTGCAAACAAGACTTCGCCTTTCGATAGCGACATCATTGACGATGCAACCCGCAGCAAAATGCAGGGCGCGATGGACAAGGCGATTGATTACTTGCTCAAAGCGCAGATTGTAAACAACGGAAATTTGACGGTGTGGTGCGCCCAGCATGACACGAACAGCCTCGCTCCGGTGGGAGCCCGCGCTTACGAACTCCCGAGCAAGTCCGGTAACGAATCAATGGGCGTGGTGTGGTTCCTAATGAATTGGCCGGAACAGACCGAAGCAATTCAGAAGGCGGTCAAAGGGGCCATTGCCTGGTACAAGAAAAACAAGCTGAAAGACAAAGCCTTTAGCAAGACTGCCGGTGTAGTCGACAAGGCGGGCTCTTCGTTGTGGTTCCGCTTTTACGAGGTGAATAGCGACGACTACTTTTTCTGCGACCGCGACGGGGCCAGCACCAAGACGCAGGATTTTATGAAGATCAGCGAGGAACGCCGCACGGGTTACCAGTGGGCAGGCGACTACGGCAGTGCAATCCTTTCGACGGAAGCCGCTTATTTAGAAGCGCTTGAAAAGATGTCTGGCACCTACGTTCCGCCTCCGCCGCCGGCAGTACTTTGCGGGAGCGATACCTGCAAGACATTCATCGATGGCGTGAACTTTGTAGACATCAAGGGCGCTAAAGAAGCGACCAACACGGGCTTTGTGGGCGAGGGCTACGCCAATGTAGACAACGAAACGGGTAGCTACGTAACTTACGGCGTGACCGCCGCGAAAAAGGGCGAATACGATTTGACAATCCGCTTTGCAAACGGTGGCTCGGGCGCTCGCGGCTACGACATCTACGTGGGCGATGTGCTATTAGTTCAAGGGGTGAGCATGGGCTCTACTGGTGGCTGGACCACTTGGGAGGCACAAACCATTAAGGTGCCGCTCGAAAAGGGCTACAGCGAACTCAAGTTTGTGAGCGCCTCGAAAGATGGCATGGCAAACATCGATTACGTGGGCTGGATGAACGCTGACTTGTACGCCGGCGAAAAGGATATCGGTGGAACGACCGTGATCGGGGGCCGCGCCGTGCAGGCTGTTCCGGCAAATGCTGCCGCCCGCTACTATGTAGACTTTGGTAGCCGCGACAGCGCCGCCGGCGTGTACCTGAAAAAAGCAAACGGGAAGGTTTTTAAAGTGAATGGAGTAAAGAGGTAGTATGTTGAATAGTATTGCATCAAAAATCTGTCTACTTGCGACATTTGGGCTCGCAATTTCTGCCTCCGCAGTCGAAAAAAAGAAAATCGATTTCGTGGTCGGTGTCGATGGCGACTTCAAGGCGGCCATGAGCAAGGCTGCGTCTTCGGGCGCGAGCGAATCGAACCATTTCGTCATCTTTTTCCCAGACGGCGAATACAACATCGGGAGCCTTACCGGCGACAGCAACCAGATGACGACTTTCACGGCGTCGAATACTTCGCTCGTGGGCCAGAGCGCCGACAAGACGGTTCTTTACAACAAGTCCATTAACGAAGGCATTAGCGTGACCGCGACTCTTAAGGTGAGCGCAAACAGCGTGTACATGCAAGACATTACGCTTTACAACAAGGCAAACTACGGGAATGAAGCCAACTGCGGCAGCGCCTGCCGCCACGACGCGCTCATGACCGTGGGCGACAAGCTTGTCTACAAGAACGTAAAGCTCCTGAGTACGCAGGATACCTATTACACCAAACTGAACAACAACAAGAAGGGCCGCAGCTACTGGGAAAACGGACAGATCGAAGGTACGGTCGACTTTATTTGCGGTGACGGCGATGTGTTCTTTGAAGGCACGAACCTGGTGATGCGCCGTAGCGGTGGCTACATTACCGCCTCGCAGAACAATACCGATTGGGGTTACGTGTTCAACAACACGACAATCACCGTGACGAACAATAGCTACAACGGAACATTCTACTTGGGCCGTTCCTGGGGAACCGCGAGAACGGTTTTCTTGAATACCAAGATGATTGCGCAGCCGACGGCTGAAGGCTGGCAGAAGAATATGAATTCGGCGCCCAAAGTCTTTGGCGAGTACAACAGCAAGGACGGCAACGGGAACCCCGTAAACACAAGCAAGCGCCGCACTTACTTTGACGGCAGTAAAGACGGTTCTACCGCCACGCTCAAGACGGTATGGGACGCAAACGATGCCGCCAAGTACACGCTTTCGAACGTGCTCAAGGGTAGCGACAACTGGGATCCGACCAAGTTGACGGCGCAGGTTTCTGCTCCGAAAATCGCGCAGGAAGGCGCCGAAATTGTCTGGGCCGACGACAATAACGCCCGCGCTTGGGTGGTGTTTGTAAACGGCAAGTACAAGGCGAATGTAGTCGCTCCGAGTTTTTCGCTTGAAGGCGTTGCCACGGGCTCCAAGATTACGGTGCGTGCAGCAAACAGCATGGGCGGTCTCGGCGCGTATTCCAACGAAGTCACGACGCTCGATGCGAATGCGACTTACTACAAAGTAACGCTTGGCGATGCAATCGGCGGCAAGGTGACGACAAACCTTTCGGGCGACAAGGTGGCCGAGGGCAAGACGGCGACCTTTACCGCAGTCCCGAATGCGGGCTGGGAATTCGCGGGCTGGAGCGGCAAGAGCGCAAGCCAGATTGATGCGAGCAAGGCTGCGGTTGAAATCGTCGCAGCGGGCGATATCGAACTCATTCCGAGTTTTATTGCCAAGGGAACGACCGTGTTCCAGGCGGAAGACGGTATCATTACGAACGCCGCAGCCGAAAGCAACAATGCGGGCTTTAACGGAAGTGCCTTCGTGAACTTTGCGGCCGGCGACTTGAGCATGATTCAAGTGCCCGTATATGCTGAAGTCGCGGGCGAGTATGAAGTTGTGGTGCGCTACGCCAACGGTAGCGGTAATGCGCGCAGCCTGGCGGCCGCGGCCCCGGGCGTGTGCACCGCCGGCATTGACGGCTGCAAGAGTGCCGAGTCACTGTCCTTTGCGGCAACCACGAATTGGACGACTTGGGAAACGCTTTCGTTCAAGGCGAAACTCGCCGAGGGCGCGGGCTACATGACGTTTGCGACCATAGGCGGTAACGATGGCCCGAACCTGGACCAGGTGGAACTCAAGTTGGTGAAGGCCGATGGAACGACTGTGATTCGCGGGCTTGCAACGCCGAGCCAGTCGCTCACTCCGACAACTCGCGTTCGCCTGTTTACCTTGACTGGACAACTGGTTCGCGAATCCGTGGGGCCAAGCGTAAGCACTGAAAATCTGGCGCCGGGCATGTACCTGCTGCAGCGCGGCGACGGCTCCCTACTCCGCCAGCAAATCATCCGCGTGAAGTAGCGGCGGACAGCACTTAGTACTTTTAGTGCTTAGTGCGCATGGCCATCAGGGTGGGGCGTTGCGGGGCGGCGTCAGAGCCCCGCTCGATGGGGTAGTGAACAACGAAGTGTGAACGAGGGGCAGACCTGCCCCTTTTTTATAAAACCTATCATCACACACTGCACATCTCTCATTGCACATCTTTCTATATTCACACTCGTATGTTAGGTATTGAGCAGAAAAAAGGAAACGACGATAACCTGTGCGGGCGCATGATTGCCTACGCCAAGATTTTGCCGAACCCCGACGAACGCGATAGCGGCACACCGTTCGATGACATGATCAAGAACGGGCTCTTGGCGCTCGAAGGCGATTTCCGCATGTTTTCGCCGCGCGTACCTAGCAAGAAGGCGATTGACCGTGCTGTCGATGACAAGCTGAACGACATGCTGGAATCGATGCAGGCCGATGGCGTGGAACTCCCGCCCGATATGGATGTAGAGCAGATGCGCGAACGCCTGCACGAACTTTCGAGCATGGAAGTCATCCCGATTCCGGCAAAGATCGGTAACTTCACCCGCGAAGAGGACATTCTCGCCGAAGACGCCGACATCTATTACATCGGTGAATTCATTGGCGCGGGGCAGGCTCACTTTTGCCTCACGACGCTCCCGATTTATTACCAGGCAAGGTTCCGCGAACAGGCCCGCAAAAAAGAGATGGACTTTTTGAACGAGGCGCTCACGCAGATTGAATCGGGCGAATTCATGGATACCGAAGACCTGCAGAACGATACCGAGGAATTGTTCCCGAAGGGGCTCACGTTGAATACCTTCGTGGGCGACTTGGGCAAGCTTTTGAACGTGCGCGTGATTCCGTTTTTGCTCGCGCTCGAAACGGATGCCCAGTACGACGAACAAATCAAGCTTTTTTATGACTTTATGAAGGGCTACCCGGCAAAGGCCGACATCAAGCTGATTGACTTGGCCATTCGCGATTTGCGCAATCAGAAGGATTCTGCGCTGGCCCGCCGCATTCTGGAACTGGGTTGCCAAAAAATCGATGCCATCTACAACGAAGACACGCAGAAGGCAAACGAAATCGCAGAAGAAATTGTCAAGTTCGCTAAAGATAAAAGTAGCGGGGAGCAGTCGTAATGAATTGGCTCAATAAAATTTCGTGTGGTGTGGCGCTGGCCGCTGCCTTGTTTACGCAGCCTTTTGCACAGGTGAACTTGGTGGTTCACAAAGAAGTCTTGCCGAACGGCCTTACGGTGCTTTTGCACCCGAACAAGCAGGCGCCTACGGTGAGCTGCCGCCTGTTCTACGTGACAGGTTCCGTGCACGAAGTCCCGGGCAAGTCGGGCCTGGCACACATTCTGGAACATGAACTCTTTAAGGGCACCAAGAAGGTGGGCATTACCGACAGCATTGCCGACGCCAAGTTCATGGCCACACAAGATAGCTTGCAGGCACTCATCCGTCCGGCAATTTTGGCGGGCGATACCGCGAAGGTGAAAAAGCTCACCGCCGAACACGATTCCGTGGTGAACGAACACCGCAAGATTTTTGTGAAGGACGAACTTTGGAGCGCTTACCAGGCCGCGGGCGGTACGGGCTTGAACGCTTTCACCAGCGACCTCATGACCGCCTACATCGTGACGCTCCCGAAGAATAAAATTGAACTGTTCATGTGGCTGG encodes the following:
- a CDS encoding NADP-dependent isocitrate dehydrogenase; amino-acid sequence: MNTKIYYTLTDESPFLATQSLLPIVRGFAKAADIDVETKNISLPGRILAAFGKASDDLEFLGKLTLEPDANIIKLPNISASVPQLKAAIAELQKNGFDVPDYPDAPANDEEKAIRAKYDKVKGSAVNPVLRQGNSDRRAPKAVKNFARNNPHSNGNWNTSVKTHVASMQADDFYGNEKSITMADADTFKIEFVNEAGEVTELRAAKPLLKGEIIDATVMRMASLEKFIANAMAEAKAKGLLFSVHLKATMMKVSDPVLFGAFVRVFFKDVFTKYADLFKELGIDANNGLGDLYKRLEGNAKEAEVRAAIDAALAAGPDLAMVDSAKGVTNLHVPSDVIIDASMPAMIRNSGCMWNKEGKLQEVVACIPDRCYAGIYDETIEFCKQNGAFDPKTMGTVPNVGLMAQGAEEYGSHDKTFVAKGKGIIRAVNSKGEVLLQQNVEAGDIFRMCQAKDAPVRDWVKLAVTRARLSNTPAIFWLDPERAHDREIQKKVEAYLPEHDLNGLDIKIMSPRKAIVETMKRAKAGLDTIGVTGNVMRDYLTDLFPILEVGTSAKMLSIVPLMAGGGLYETGAGGSAPKQVQQFLAENYLRWDSLGEYFALVPAFEQVALKDGNKKAKVLADTLDEANGKILEFNRTPARKIGELDNRGSHFYLALYWSEALAAQKDDAELAAKFAPVADALKAREAEIVAAFANQQGKPADIGGYYLPKANLLKKWMRPVAEFNAVIDAL
- the pelA gene encoding pectate lyase is translated as MSVWKLPAPVMGAFGLMFAVSSYAADYVPPSTAVSKINSYRGYSELTKAASGMDIDQYTYNMTTWQISNGGFYKAMADKYKSAYSGGQKSEWRAKDGGDLATIDNNATIQEIRLLALRYKETTNSNYKAAFKTSFNKAVNFLLTMQRSKGGLPQVWPKRGNYSDQITLNDNAMIRAMVTMMDIANKTSPFDSDIIDDATRSKMQGAMDKAIDYLLKAQIVNNGNLTVWCAQHDTNSLAPVGARAYELPSKSGNESMGVVWFLMNWPEQTEAIQKAVKGAIAWYKKNKLKDKAFSKTAGVVDKAGSSLWFRFYEVNSDDYFFCDRDGASTKTQDFMKISEERRTGYQWAGDYGSAILSTEAAYLEALEKMSGTYVPPPPPAVLCGSDTCKTFIDGVNFVDIKGAKEATNTGFVGEGYANVDNETGSYVTYGVTAAKKGEYDLTIRFANGGSGARGYDIYVGDVLLVQGVSMGSTGGWTTWEAQTIKVPLEKGYSELKFVSASKDGMANIDYVGWMNADLYAGEKDIGGTTVIGGRAVQAVPANAAARYYVDFGSRDSAAGVYLKKANGKVFKVNGVKR
- a CDS encoding pectinesterase family protein codes for the protein MLNSIASKICLLATFGLAISASAVEKKKIDFVVGVDGDFKAAMSKAASSGASESNHFVIFFPDGEYNIGSLTGDSNQMTTFTASNTSLVGQSADKTVLYNKSINEGISVTATLKVSANSVYMQDITLYNKANYGNEANCGSACRHDALMTVGDKLVYKNVKLLSTQDTYYTKLNNNKKGRSYWENGQIEGTVDFICGDGDVFFEGTNLVMRRSGGYITASQNNTDWGYVFNNTTITVTNNSYNGTFYLGRSWGTARTVFLNTKMIAQPTAEGWQKNMNSAPKVFGEYNSKDGNGNPVNTSKRRTYFDGSKDGSTATLKTVWDANDAAKYTLSNVLKGSDNWDPTKLTAQVSAPKIAQEGAEIVWADDNNARAWVVFVNGKYKANVVAPSFSLEGVATGSKITVRAANSMGGLGAYSNEVTTLDANATYYKVTLGDAIGGKVTTNLSGDKVAEGKTATFTAVPNAGWEFAGWSGKSASQIDASKAAVEIVAAGDIELIPSFIAKGTTVFQAEDGIITNAAAESNNAGFNGSAFVNFAAGDLSMIQVPVYAEVAGEYEVVVRYANGSGNARSLAAAAPGVCTAGIDGCKSAESLSFAATTNWTTWETLSFKAKLAEGAGYMTFATIGGNDGPNLDQVELKLVKADGTTVIRGLATPSQSLTPTTRVRLFTLTGQLVRESVGPSVSTENLAPGMYLLQRGDGSLLRQQIIRVK